In a genomic window of Phalacrocorax aristotelis chromosome 8, bGulAri2.1, whole genome shotgun sequence:
- the NMUR2 gene encoding neuromedin-U receptor 2 → MAWISNISWFNHLALHEEHFRKYLNSTEDYLAFLCGPRRSHLFLPMALVYTLIFIVGVVGNFLVCLVILKHRNMKTPTNYYLFSLAISDLLVLLFGMPLEVYEMWSNYPFLFGPVGCYLKTALFETVCFASILSVTTVSVERYIAILHPFRAKLESTRKRALRTIVVLWVLSVLFALPNTGTHGIMLQYFPNGTLVPGSDTCTVVMPMWIYNCIVQITSFLFYVLPMGVISVLYYLMGLRLKGDKSLEVEEMAMNVQRPSRKSVTKMLFVLVMVFAICWAPFHVDRLFFSFVVEWTEPLANIFNLIHVVSGVFFYLSSAVNPIIYNLLSQRFRMAFLSVIPPCCKHWAPNHPSSRIPAQKSIFMVEDHNLVDSAEATSLPGTHRTSVSSSQLSTGL, encoded by the exons ATGGCCTGGATCAGTAATATCTCCTGGTTTAATCACCTTGCTCTACATGAAGAACATTTCAGGAAGTACTTAAACAGCACTGAGGATTACTTAGCTTTCCTTTGTGGGCCCAGACGGAGCCATCTGTTCTTGCCCATGGCTTTGGTGTACACCCTGATCTTCATTGTTGGGGTGGTAGGTAACTTCTTAGTTTGCCTGGTAATCCTCAAGCACCGGAACATGAAGACCCCAACCAATTATTATCTCTTCAGTCTCGCCATCTCAGACCTGCTCGTGCTGCTTTTTGGAATGCCACTGGAAGTCTATGAGATGTGGAGCAACTACCCCTTCTTGTTTGGGCCTGTCGGCTGCTATCTGAAGACAGCGCTCTTTGAGACCGTGTGTTTTGCCTCCATCCTCAGCGTGACGACAGTCAGCGTGGAGAGATATATTGCCATCCTCCATCCTTTCCGTGCCAAGCTGGAGAGCACTCGCAAGCGTGCCCTGAGGACCATCGTGGTGCTTTGGGTCCTCTCTGTCCTCTTCGCCCTCCCCAACACAGGCACCCATGGCATCATGCTGCAGTATTTCCCCAATGGCACCCTGGTCCCTGGCTCTGATACCTGCACTGTAGTCATGCCCATGTGGATCTACAACTGTATTGTCCAGAttacttcttttctcttctatGTGCTGCCTATGGGGGTAATAAGTGTGCTATACTACCTGATGGGGCTAAGA TTGAAAGGAGACAAATCTTTGGAAGTGGAGGAAATGGCTATGAATGTTCAAAGACCATCTAGGAAATCAGTCACCAAGATGTTGT TTGTCCTCGTGATGGTTTTTGCTATCTGCTGGGCTCCATTCCATGTAGATCGACTATTCTTCAGCTTTGTTGTAGAATGGACTGAACCTCTGGCTAACATATTCAACTTAATTCATGTGGTGTCAG GTGTTTTCTTCTatctgagctctgctgtgaaCCCCATCATTTACAATCTTTTGTCCCAGCGCTTCAGGATGGCTTTCCTCAGTGTGATCCCGCCTTGTTGCAAGCACTGGGCCCCTAACCATCCCAGCAGCAGGATCCCTGCCCAGAAGAGCATCTTTATGGTTGAGGACCACAATCTTGTGGACTCTGCTGAAGCCACAAGTCTACCTGGCACCCACAGAACATCTGTCAGCAGTTCGCAGCTCTCCACTGGTCTGTGA